The Triticum aestivum cultivar Chinese Spring chromosome 5A, IWGSC CS RefSeq v2.1, whole genome shotgun sequence genomic sequence TCTATCAAAACGATTTGCAACAGGAGTATCTTCCATGCCGCCATATGTGCATCTGATGAAGTTATGTTTTCTTTTCACATTTTTTCTCCACCGATCAAGAATGTATTGTGGAGGAACCTCCTTGATTTTCTTGTGAGTGAGCACATATAACACATGCCTACAGAGAATCCCCCTGAACTCAAAGTGGCGACATGAACACTTAACTTCAAACTCTTCCGCACTGAATTGTACATGGTACACAATATCTTTTCTCCACCCTTTTTCTTTGTCAATCAGCACATCCTCAGTTATTTCATATGTTTccattgccccttttttttctaTTAACTTCCGATCACAATACATCTTGTGTGTTAGCTCttcttgaaattctttgaacttcgaATTTGTATAGATTGATTGAAATTGCTTCTCGATATCAAAGTGTGTGATGcaaggtatggttgaattgaaagAGTTGAAATCAGCAATATTCTCCTTCTCAACTTTATCACGAAGAGCATTCTCATATTGGCTAACAAAATGCTTCAATGTAGTTTTTGCATTAACATACCCATCGAAGAAGGCATTCATACTCTCACtacgttgtgtagtagacatacCTGCCCAAAAGGCATCTTTCACAAATGCTGGAACCCATCGGTGCCTATGGCGGTAAAGCCCTTTAAGCTATTCGTTATTACCAAGATCATACTTCTCAAGCATATGCATCCAAGCAACTTCAAACTCTGTAATTGTTAATGAATCATAAACTGCCTTGCCAATAGCAGCCTTAATGTGATCATACTCATCATATCCACCAAACTTCTCGGGTATCTTCTTCATTATATGTCACAAACACCATCTATATCGAGATTCTGGAAAAACTCTTTCCACACCATTCTGAATTGCTTTTGCTTGATCGGTTACAATAGCTTTTGGATGGAGATTTGACATACATGTGAGCCATGCTTGAAATAACCAAACAAATGTTTCGGTATCTTCATTTGATAATAGAGCACATCCAAGCAAAACTGATTGTCCATGATGATTCACTCCGACAAAACAAGCAAAAGGCATATCATATTTTTTCGTCAAATATGTTGTGTCAAAACTAACGACATCATGAAAAGAGTCATACACTGCTCTACTTCTTGCATCAGCCCAAAAGACATTCCTTAGTCGAGATTCATCATCAAGGTCGATGACACTGAAAAAATTTGGGTTGTCAGATTGCATCTTGACAAAATAATCACGAACCGCTTCAGCATCACCTCTACCAAGTTTCAACCTTCTTGTTTTCTCTAGAAAATTGCGAGCATTCTTCTCACCAAAAGTTAGGTTCTCATGACCATTTGCTTCCACAACAAAAGAATTGAAATTCTTGTTTACTCGAATTCCAGCCCGGTCATTCAGCTCAAGCCTTCGCTTCACATGGAAGTCTAACTTTTGGTTGCATCTGAATAACCGAGACTTGTGTGGACTTAATGTATGATTATGATCTAAAATGACAGTTGAAAGATGAAACTTCCCATCGGGACCACGGGTAATATTGATTTTAGCTTTACATCCTAACCCGGTTGTTGGATTTGGTTTCAACATATTTCTTGATCTGGACTGAGTCTTACCATGCCGAGAGCACGAAAGTGTAAGATACTTCAGCTGTCCATTATCATCATTGTTTGAGCTTCTTCTTGTCACACCAAAGCCCTTTGCTTTAGCGTAGTTGTTGTAGTACTCTCGCACCTCATTCTCAGTATCAAAGGTCATCCCCAATTTAGGGTCTCCAAGTAAGGCATCTGGTTGAGCTTCACCAAGGTCATGTTCAAGTTCCACATTGCTTTCATTCCGTTGCTTATTAGTGTCATCATCGCTTGAAATCGACATGTCACTTGATTCTTGAACACCACCAGTTCCATCATCCATTTCTATAAATCAAGAAAACTTTAAACATTATTATTGTTCAAAGGCAATATAACTAAATTGATAGGGGATGGTAACATATTGTAGATTCAGAGACATGTAGATTCAGATGCATGCAGATTCAGAGGCATGTAGATTCAAAAGCTTGTAGATTCAGAAGCTTGTAGATTCAGAGGCATGTAGATTCAGAGAGAAGAAAGGAATATAAGAATCGATCAACATACAGTAACATCGACCGCACGGTCAAGAAAAGCTAGATAAAAGGTGCAGATATTGAACATAACGAAATATTGGGGCAAAACCCTCACCTCCTCTAGTCCCCGAGCTCGCCCAGGCACACAAGAGCTCCATCCCCAGCGTCGTCCACGTTGTCGAAGCTTTGACGGTGAGCAGCTGCGACGACAGCAGTTGTTGAAACGAAAAAAATCAATCGTAATCTGATCGAGAAAAGTTAAATGGAAGATGCAAAGATTGAACAATGTTGGGGCAAGAACCTCACCTCCTCCAGTCCTCAAGCTTCGACGGTGACCGGCTGCCACGACAGCAGTTTAGGCTGCGACCTGCTGCGACAACAACGCCGCCTGACCTAGAATCCCAGCGGCCATCTGTTCAATGTGGAGCGAGGGAATCCGAGCGGCCCGTCTGGAAAACGAGGAGGCGGCAGGCTGTTCTTTTCTTTCGAGGTAGAAGAAGGTGGACGGTCTGGCTGTTGTGCGCGAGTAATTTTTCTGCTGTTTTCTGCTCGAGAGGGGTGGGCTGTGGGGATGACGTGGACGTTTCCACATCAGCGCGTATCGCTTGGTCCGTAGCAGCGGCCCGTAAGTGTAGCATTATCGGTCTTAAAATCTGGTTCCTTATTTGATACTGGAAAAGGATTTTCTTCCCTATTTTACATTAGTCCTAAATTTTATTACCTATACGACACTTCCGTCCATTTTGAATCTAAATGACACTTGAAAAGACGATTTTGCCCCTCATGCggtagtgtcaaataaggaattttctcttcGTGtggattttctttttatttttttatttttctctttataTTTGATTCactcatttagatgtgcaataattagagcacatctagatgtgccctaaacACACCATTTCTAATTCTTTTTTTCATGGACTTTGACTAATGTAGGCTATGGAAAGATATTTTTTAAAGAAGGGAAGTCGATCACCTGATCAAAGATAATGATGCAGGGACATCGAGGTCATTTGTTAGATGTAAGAAAAGTTTATTTTGGTACTACTCTATTTATAATATATAAACAAGTGACTTTATACCTTCATCTGATCTGTATGTTATGCTCTCTTCAATTTTAAACTAAAAAAATATGTGTGATAATTAAGTGATATCATATTCATATTTATTGTGCTTTCCTTGACAGATATAATCTCATTGCGATATGTCACAAAATAGGGCTTAGTTCATACAAAAATTTCAGAACTAGTTAGTGAGTGAACTCATTGGCGAAAatttctggctccgcccctgtcGCTGTACATATGAGTTCTGTTGCCTTGCTTTGATTGGTCGAAATTTACGCAGTCGCACAGGCATGCACAAAAGCAGCCATAATACACAACAAAGTTAAAACAAACCTAGACAATTACACAGCCAGAAAGGTCAATCACGTGCATTACCACTAGTCCACTTAACTTAATTTGACGCAATAGAAGCTCGACAACACGGGGCTGAAGGTGGACTACTCCGGGACTGGACGTGGATTTTCGGGACTACTCCGTCTCCTCTCATCGGATATATAGCCCATCGAGCAACCGCGAGCTCGCCACTACTCTTACTGACGTAGGTAGAAGAAGGCCGTGGTGCTGAAAAATCCACTTCCCTTGAAGGAAGCATGGAGAAGAAGACGACGACTCCGCTCCTGACTCAATACAAGATGGGCGATTTCAACCTGTCGCACATGTCAGTTGATTACTATAGCTAGCTAGTAACCCGTTTCTGCCGGAGAGGTTCAGGAGGAACGTGGCTCTGAATAAGTATGACAGGCGCACGTTCTACACCTCTGATCCAGTTGTTGGCTACACCGATTACCCTTTTCTTGATCTAGAGGATTAGCTAAGGGCATGAACAGTGGTTGATATGACATTCTTATCTTAATAATTTCATGCAATTTAGAGATGACAATAAAAACATGTCTACAATGATATCTTTTAGGCTTATTTtaaataactagttattcctaaaaacatagTGAGACATATTATGCTAATAGATCATCTCTTAAATATGGGAAGACAAGTCTTTTCTTGTGATTTCTCTCTCTCCGCCTTAACATTTACCCTATGTAACACTCTAAGTGCATTAAATAGTTTATCAATTATAGTCTCCAATGCATAGGTTTTTAACTTGTTGTAGCTAAGCTTCATTCATTTAACGATTTAGCTACTAAACTCTTTCGTGCATTGATGAGCTTGCATCATTTAAATATTTTGCCTAGGTTCGCTCGCTTGTCATTGGTTCTTCCTGGATCACCAAACACATCTTTCTCCTCTTAATTGTCTTAGCATCTATACAAAGTGAAGCATTGGGAAGGGCCCTAAGATAGCACCATTTTACATGCCCTAACTTTCACTCTTGTCGTTCTTGGGACTTGGGAGCTTCTACCATTATCATTGATTGAAAAGTAACTCAAGGCTAACGCTCGACCTTGGATAGCACACAAAATCAGGCTAGGGGGATGTTTTATGCGGTGTTAGCTCTAGATTGTATTATGGTAGGGCATCTCTAGCAGTCCCCTCAGAATTCGTATTTAAGGAGCAAAAATGATTTGTGAACAAAAAATTGCCAACTTGCAGATACCTTATACCCAAAAGGCCAAAACTTAATTAAATTCGAGTTTTTGACCCCCTAAAACTTGCCCCCTATTTCTCTTATTTTTTTTGATAAAGtgtgctttattacttaaaaggtttaagcattacacccaGCCCTGCATAACTAGATGCACATAGCCATAACCAAATCCAAGTTCCAAATAACATAAAAGGCAGAATACAAGTAATCATGACTATATAATGCCTAAGATGTAGGAGGCCCAATCCGAAGATCATGCTGCCATCCATTTCGGGTTAAAGTATCCCTCGCCATGGCCTCCAAGCGTGCACACACCTTcgtaaacaggtctcgattctccacaTGTAGTAGAGCCGACCATAAATGGAGTATAGtagtacatctgtagataacctacAAAAGAGAAGAACTTTTATCTCTCTTATATTTGGTTCGCGGCCATGCGAGTGAGTAAAACTCACACACCCCCTCCGGCCCACCCCACCGCTTCCCGCCATCACCTACTGCCACTGCTGTCATAGCCTATGTCGGTCGACCCTTCCCTGTTGATGGGCGAATGGGTAGGCCCTTCCCCGCTGCACCCCTAGCGCCAGTGCCGGAGACCCACCATCGGCCATGAATTTTGTGGCACAACCACTAGAAAGACGACGGCAAGGAAGGAACCTCGGCGGCAACAGAACGTCGACGTCTTCCGTTGGTAGTTCCTTCAGAGTGACCACAGTACCCACCTTGGCAAAGCAGACCGGAAAAAGGGACCATCGGCCAACATGGCAGCGCTGGCGAAGGAAAAGAAGATTATTGCGGCCAACGGGATGCTTCACcaacgtgttgcggctgcgcgggGACTACTTGATTACTTCCTTTGGTGATCTAGATATTAAACAAAAAGGATTATCGCCTTTTTCCCCAGAGGTGACCCTGAGTTATCAAACCCACATGATGAATGTGGCCTTTAAGCTAGAGTCTCAAAGAAGTTTTTGCTAAAGAATTAATTTCAGCTTTTGACCGGGTCATAAATCGAACTTGACATtgaaaacacttataataaaacACATGCATGGTATGAGGTCTTAATTCTTACGACCATATATTTATGACGGGATCAAATATGATCTTAATTTGTGTGATGGAAGTCGCATATCAAGATGTGCTTGTTATGAATTGAAGTGGGAGATGTGTCCAAATTACATGTTGTCTAGCACGCGTCCTGCATCAAGAGTCAATTTGTCCAACCGAAGGTGCCATCCGACAAGCGGGGTTGTCTCGATAATTATGATTGCAATAATCAGACAAAAGCATTGCGTATTTCTTGTCTACAACTCTTAAATCCCCAGGGATAGGGTCCGTGATACCGTACTAAACTTTTCTATAACTTGTCTTCAGCATAACACTTCACGGTTTCCCTTCCCTTTGCCGGTCCATGGATCATTCTCCATGATCCTGGGCACCTGCAGGGATGAAGAATACGAACAAGACAAGAGACAAGTATGAAACAATTTAATTTCACACATACGGGGATGTTAATTAATTCAAAGCATTTCCATTGATCCCTCCAACAAATACATCGGGTTGCAAGGCTCTTGCATCAACCCATACCTTACTAGACTACTCATAGATGGAGATTAGATCACACGAAGAACACATCATGAAGATTGATTGATCAATATATATATCTTAGAGTGGATGCAGTGTGTGGTACACAATTACAAGTATGACTAGATTGTTGAGAACTATGGTGCTAGTTAAGGTGGTggctatggagatggaaatggcAGCGGCTAGGGTTGATGGAGATGGGAATGATGATGACTAATCAGTTCTGCGCTCCCCTCACGATGTTCTCAATGTTCTCGATTATTTGCTATCCATTTGGCGCCGGACCCTTTATAAAGGTTCATACGAGTAGCCGTGGTCGCATGGAATGTTGTCTTTTGCGTTGTTTCCTCTAGTTCGCCTCCCACTTGATCTTCTCTATCGCCA encodes the following:
- the LOC123101808 gene encoding protein FAR-RED IMPAIRED RESPONSE 1-like; translated protein: MTFDTENEVREYYNNYAKAKGFGVTRRSSNNDDNGQLKYLTLSCSRHGKTQSRSRNMLKPNPTTGLGCKAKINITRGPDGKFHLSTVILDHNHTLSPHKSRLFRCNQKLDFHVKRRLELNDRAGIRVNKNFNSFVVEANGHENLTFGEKNARNFLEKTRRLKLGRGDAEAVRDYFVKMQSDNPNFFSVIDLDDESRLRNVFWADARSRAVYDSFHDVVSFDTTYLTKKYDMPFACFVGVNHHGQSVLLGCALLSNEDTETFVWLFQKKEFEVKCSCRHFEFRGILCRHVLYVLTHKKIKEVPPQYILDRWRKNVKRKHNFIRCTYGGMEDTPVANRFDRLCNSFYPVAEIGAMSDDSCNSLIEDLCTLKIKYSSNSSSENNKDQVSAPKDQLQEEAPSDGKTTSKTILSPIAVRCAGRPPSLRKESKVDKLIRQANEKKKKAELREKKKAAQKEAEQKLLDLTTMEDLTVAQSGQELAPPSPETKDLTPQPPETKSSRAPPAYDLAR